A DNA window from Maribellus comscasis contains the following coding sequences:
- a CDS encoding SGNH/GDSL hydrolase family protein — MNCNLLHIVFTVCFVSSSFFGQSENQINKSKIKYYNGDLFLLEGSAFTNDVKENRYQRLPDKYHGKVRDLVWDLSKCSSGMSVRFFTNSTCIYVKWSVVNSSIANRNHMAATGVKGADLYFKIGKEWQYVNTARPNGKDFEELLVANMDGKRREFRLYLPLYIELADIQIGVEESCKIEKAVQDSRKPIVFYGTSITQGGCASRPGMAHTNIISRKTGIECINLGFRGNGKMEPELAEIIREIDAELYVIECLPNMTKQEVLERISPFMEILREKRKSTPVVFVENLIYEKSYLDNKTMQSTNEKNLALKGEFEKLKNDGFKNIYYIDGKNALGEDHEATVDGTHLTDLGFLRYADFLIQNIKKYKLL, encoded by the coding sequence ATGAATTGTAACTTATTACACATAGTATTTACGGTTTGTTTCGTTTCCAGTTCATTTTTCGGGCAATCGGAAAATCAAATAAATAAAAGTAAAATCAAATATTATAATGGAGATTTGTTTTTGCTGGAAGGTTCTGCTTTTACTAATGATGTAAAAGAAAATCGTTATCAGAGGTTACCCGATAAATATCATGGAAAAGTTAGGGATCTGGTTTGGGACTTATCTAAATGTTCATCGGGAATGTCTGTCCGGTTTTTTACAAACTCAACCTGCATTTATGTAAAATGGAGTGTTGTAAACAGCTCAATAGCAAATCGAAATCATATGGCCGCCACAGGAGTTAAGGGAGCCGATCTTTATTTTAAAATTGGTAAAGAATGGCAATATGTTAATACGGCGAGGCCAAACGGAAAAGACTTCGAAGAATTGCTGGTTGCAAATATGGATGGCAAGAGGAGGGAATTCAGGTTGTATTTACCACTATACATTGAATTAGCTGATATCCAAATAGGAGTCGAGGAAAGCTGCAAAATTGAGAAAGCAGTCCAAGATTCCAGAAAGCCAATTGTTTTTTACGGAACAAGCATTACTCAGGGGGGATGTGCTTCCCGACCGGGGATGGCTCATACAAATATAATTTCAAGAAAAACAGGTATAGAATGTATAAATCTCGGGTTTCGTGGTAACGGAAAAATGGAACCGGAATTGGCTGAAATAATCAGGGAAATTGATGCTGAATTATATGTAATTGAATGTTTGCCCAATATGACAAAACAAGAGGTTTTGGAAAGAATCTCTCCATTTATGGAAATACTTAGGGAAAAGCGCAAAAGCACACCTGTTGTTTTTGTGGAGAATTTAATTTATGAGAAAAGTTATTTGGATAACAAGACAATGCAAAGCACAAACGAAAAAAATCTGGCATTGAAAGGTGAATTTGAAAAATTAAAAAATGACGGGTTCAAGAATATCTATTATATAGATGGGAAGAACGCTTTGGGGGAAGACCATGAGGCAACGGTAGATGGCACTCATCTGACTGATTTGGGATTTTTGAGATATGCCGACTTTTTGATTCAGAATATAAAGAAATATAAACTTCTATAA
- a CDS encoding sialidase family protein, with the protein MKPRPFIILFFIQLCFVFSLNAQNPDWRNAKNGSSIYTNGYCDQPYVVVLENGKWLCVFTTNEGREGTGGQHIVSCISEDQGKTWSDTVRIESPGKESASWAMPYLTSYGRVFVFYDYNGDKIHQLGDRKNIREDMLGWYCYKYSDDEGISWSKRYRLDVRKTPVDLNNNWSGKVQIMWGIGKPVDVDNGMMFAFTKIGQYSAHNSEGWFFRCDNIHSEKNPQKLKWKMLPEGEYGLKNPSLGPINSEQNIFQLNNGSIYCMYRTISGYPAESYSTDGGKNWTLPQPPEYENGFKLKNPRACPRIWKCKNGKYLFWYHNHGGWNFNSRNPAWISGGIERKGKIIWSQPEILIYEENIDTRMSYPDLIEQDRKYWVSETNKEDARCHAIPDGFFDKIWSQFDRKTVTTESLLGEWSENDLEVGRKLSIPYEDSSQFQTGFTIDFRIELSNLVSGQPVLIVQSKNGKIVELQSGEFGAIQIVINDGNQTTKWNSDPGLIKAFGENCVSVSIDNGSKIIQFVVNGTVCNGRNFRQYGWTHFKPKMEDIDFNNIEIGKFERGQGVNFGTKLTHMRIYNRPLMNSELIGNHRNFLGKELFLNLNSKEN; encoded by the coding sequence ATGAAACCTAGGCCATTTATAATCCTGTTTTTTATACAGTTATGTTTTGTCTTCAGTCTGAATGCGCAAAATCCGGATTGGCGTAATGCAAAGAATGGAAGTTCTATTTACACAAATGGATATTGTGATCAACCCTATGTAGTTGTGCTGGAAAATGGCAAATGGTTGTGTGTTTTTACTACTAATGAAGGTCGTGAGGGAACCGGAGGACAACATATAGTTAGCTGTATTAGTGAAGATCAGGGGAAAACCTGGTCGGACACTGTCAGAATAGAATCTCCCGGGAAAGAATCTGCATCATGGGCAATGCCATACCTTACCAGCTATGGAAGGGTTTTTGTTTTTTACGATTACAACGGAGACAAAATCCATCAACTTGGAGACAGAAAAAATATAAGAGAGGATATGTTAGGCTGGTATTGTTATAAATATTCTGATGATGAAGGTATAAGCTGGTCGAAAAGATATCGTCTTGATGTAAGGAAAACTCCCGTGGATCTAAATAACAACTGGAGTGGTAAAGTGCAGATCATGTGGGGGATTGGTAAGCCTGTTGATGTTGATAACGGGATGATGTTTGCTTTTACCAAAATTGGTCAGTATTCGGCACATAATAGTGAAGGTTGGTTTTTCAGATGTGATAATATTCATTCTGAAAAAAATCCGCAAAAGTTGAAATGGAAAATGTTGCCGGAGGGAGAGTATGGCTTAAAAAATCCTTCCCTTGGCCCTATTAATTCCGAACAGAATATTTTTCAACTGAATAATGGCTCTATTTATTGTATGTACCGGACAATATCTGGCTATCCGGCTGAATCTTATTCTACGGATGGAGGAAAAAACTGGACCTTACCTCAGCCTCCTGAATACGAAAATGGATTCAAATTAAAGAATCCCAGGGCATGCCCAAGAATATGGAAATGTAAAAATGGTAAATATCTTTTTTGGTATCATAATCATGGGGGTTGGAATTTTAATTCAAGAAATCCAGCGTGGATAAGCGGAGGCATAGAACGAAAGGGTAAAATAATATGGAGTCAGCCGGAAATCCTTATTTATGAAGAAAACATTGATACACGAATGAGCTATCCCGATTTAATTGAACAGGATCGTAAATATTGGGTTAGTGAAACAAATAAAGAAGATGCAAGATGTCATGCTATTCCGGATGGTTTTTTTGATAAGATCTGGAGTCAGTTTGATCGAAAAACAGTTACAACCGAAAGCCTTTTGGGGGAGTGGAGTGAAAACGACCTTGAAGTTGGACGAAAACTAAGTATTCCTTATGAAGACAGTAGTCAGTTTCAAACTGGATTTACCATTGATTTTCGGATTGAACTTTCAAATTTGGTTTCTGGTCAGCCGGTTTTAATAGTCCAGAGCAAAAACGGAAAAATAGTCGAATTACAGTCAGGTGAGTTTGGGGCAATCCAAATAGTAATAAATGATGGTAACCAGACTACTAAATGGAATTCAGATCCGGGATTGATAAAAGCATTTGGTGAAAATTGTGTTAGTGTTTCAATTGACAATGGCTCAAAAATAATTCAGTTTGTGGTAAACGGAACCGTATGTAATGGAAGGAATTTTCGCCAGTATGGATGGACGCATTTTAAGCCTAAAATGGAAGATATTGATTTTAATAACATTGAAATAGGAAAATTTGAAAGGGGACAAGGAGTAAATTTTGGAACTAAATTAACCCACATGAGGATATACAACCGGCCACTAATGAATTCTGAGCTTATCGGGAATCATCGTAATTTTTTAGGTAAAGAGCTTTTTTTGAATCTGAATTCAAAAGAGAATTGA
- a CDS encoding sialidase family protein: protein MLLIQTGFVNTILAQPKDWRDAKNGTSIYTNGYCDQPYVVVLENGKWLCVFTTNEGHEGSGGQHIVSCLSDDQGKTWTEPVRIEEPGKESASWAMPYLTDYGRVYVFYDYNGDKIHDLGTRKNIREDMLGWYCYKYSDDKGKTWSERYRLDVRTTNVDLNNDWAAKVQILWGIGKPVDVDEGMMFAFTKIGKYMLDNSEGWFFRCDNINTERDVTKLKWQNLPESQDGLKNTDLGPINAEQNIFQMNDGSIYCMHRTVSGFPAESYSYDGGRTWTLPVPPKYVNGLELKNPRACPRIWKCKNGKYLFWYHNNGGKDFNSRNPAWVSGGVEMDGKIIWSQPEILIYEDQPDIRMSYPDLIEQNGKYWITETNKENARCHPVPDGFFDIIWSQLERNAVTEGGLVAQWNEKNHKTSRTFKIPQTEKKQYQSGFTFDFKISLTDIQSGQVLFAAKTQDNKDVILQTGEYGSVEIIIENGNNVEKWNSDPGLINAYGEHCVAVSVDNGPKIIQFVVDGTVCNGRDFRQFGWTRFKSNLENISFKEIEVGDLNSGQIRPKGTLKNLRIYGRPLMNTEIIGNHRNAEQ from the coding sequence TTGCTCCTAATACAAACAGGTTTTGTAAATACAATTCTGGCACAGCCAAAAGACTGGCGTGATGCAAAAAATGGCACGTCTATTTATACCAATGGTTATTGCGATCAACCTTATGTTGTGGTTCTTGAAAACGGCAAATGGCTTTGTGTTTTTACTACGAACGAAGGGCATGAAGGAAGCGGGGGACAACATATTGTAAGTTGTTTAAGCGATGACCAGGGAAAAACATGGACAGAGCCGGTAAGGATTGAAGAACCAGGTAAAGAGTCAGCTTCCTGGGCAATGCCGTATCTTACCGATTATGGAAGGGTTTATGTTTTTTACGACTATAACGGAGATAAAATCCATGATCTGGGTACCCGGAAAAATATACGTGAAGACATGCTTGGATGGTATTGTTACAAGTATTCCGACGATAAGGGAAAAACATGGTCAGAAAGATATCGTTTAGATGTTCGTACAACAAATGTCGATTTGAATAATGATTGGGCAGCTAAAGTTCAGATTCTGTGGGGCATTGGCAAACCGGTTGATGTGGATGAAGGGATGATGTTTGCCTTTACAAAAATTGGTAAATATATGCTTGATAATAGTGAAGGCTGGTTTTTCAGATGTGATAATATCAATACTGAAAGGGATGTTACAAAACTAAAATGGCAAAATTTACCAGAATCACAGGATGGCTTAAAAAACACAGATTTGGGACCAATCAACGCCGAACAAAATATTTTCCAAATGAATGATGGTTCCATTTACTGCATGCATCGCACTGTTTCCGGATTTCCTGCTGAATCCTATTCTTATGACGGAGGAAGAACATGGACATTGCCTGTTCCTCCTAAGTATGTGAATGGATTAGAGCTTAAAAATCCCAGGGCATGTCCAAGAATTTGGAAATGTAAAAACGGTAAATATTTATTTTGGTATCATAACAACGGAGGGAAAGATTTTAATTCGAGAAATCCGGCGTGGGTCAGTGGAGGAGTTGAAATGGATGGTAAAATTATCTGGAGCCAGCCAGAAATATTAATTTATGAAGATCAGCCCGACATAAGAATGAGTTACCCTGACTTGATTGAACAGAATGGCAAATACTGGATTACTGAAACAAATAAAGAGAACGCACGGTGTCATCCGGTTCCTGATGGTTTTTTTGATATAATCTGGTCTCAATTGGAGAGAAATGCGGTAACTGAAGGTGGTCTGGTTGCCCAATGGAATGAAAAAAATCATAAAACAAGCCGAACATTCAAAATTCCTCAGACTGAAAAGAAACAATATCAGTCAGGTTTTACATTCGATTTTAAAATTAGTTTGACAGACATACAATCGGGGCAGGTACTGTTTGCTGCAAAGACTCAGGATAATAAAGATGTTATTTTACAAACAGGTGAATATGGTTCCGTGGAAATTATCATAGAAAACGGGAATAATGTAGAAAAATGGAATTCTGATCCCGGACTAATAAATGCCTACGGAGAACATTGTGTTGCCGTATCGGTTGACAATGGGCCTAAAATTATTCAATTCGTAGTAGATGGAACCGTTTGTAACGGCAGAGACTTCAGGCAATTTGGCTGGACCAGATTTAAATCGAATTTGGAAAATATTTCGTTTAAAGAAATTGAGGTGGGTGATTTGAATAGTGGGCAAATTCGCCCTAAGGGTACCTTGAAAAATTTGAGAATATATGGCCGACCACTAATGAACACAGAGATTATTGGAAACCACAGGAATGCTGAACAGTAA
- a CDS encoding 6-bladed beta-propeller, translating into MIANITHKRLEKNLIRFFLLTIFLSSCVDKGNKKSNIDFSLQKLSESTFSETISNYSIVKLETAEDSKINVITKVLINNEHIYVLNHWENRQEILIFSLAGDYIDKISSGNNSINSFSGIIDFDIHPVTRDICILDQKQRKLVIYNEEGGFVKSTPINCLAREITYGVKAGRVFTVIHTIQSDAKSDINDEIVLYDENDKPLDTYFEYQKENHPLQNKRITLMKRGDNVMFLKEGTNTLYEIGLKKCDIKSTFTFSKPVLPVNKIYGAFFSGDVDVSQYVYDIDYFESDSILYTTFSSTDGDYIGIFNKESNRSTLYNMLLDPSCKCGIKIEIAGVFQNNFIVQIPRTKIADVLEVLDNERTKCTNDEIFELIDNMKPGENPILLLLELK; encoded by the coding sequence ATGATTGCAAATATTACTCATAAAAGACTGGAAAAGAATCTAATCAGATTCTTTTTGTTGACCATATTTCTTTCTTCATGTGTCGATAAAGGAAACAAGAAAAGTAACATCGATTTCAGTCTGCAAAAGCTGAGTGAATCTACGTTTAGTGAAACAATCTCCAATTATTCCATCGTTAAACTGGAAACTGCTGAGGATTCAAAGATTAATGTCATCACGAAAGTTCTTATTAACAACGAACATATTTATGTTCTTAATCACTGGGAGAACAGGCAGGAGATTCTCATATTTTCCCTGGCAGGGGATTATATTGATAAAATAAGTAGTGGAAATAATTCAATAAACAGTTTCTCCGGTATCATTGACTTTGATATTCATCCGGTGACCAGAGATATATGTATTCTAGATCAAAAACAAAGAAAGCTGGTTATTTATAACGAGGAAGGAGGATTTGTGAAAAGTACCCCAATTAATTGTCTGGCAAGAGAAATAACCTATGGAGTTAAAGCAGGAAGAGTATTTACGGTCATACATACAATACAATCAGATGCTAAATCGGATATTAACGATGAAATCGTGCTATACGATGAAAATGATAAACCTTTAGACACATATTTTGAATATCAAAAAGAAAATCATCCGTTACAAAATAAGAGAATAACCCTGATGAAAAGAGGTGATAATGTGATGTTTCTAAAGGAAGGAACAAACACCCTCTACGAAATCGGACTAAAGAAATGTGACATAAAATCAACTTTTACTTTTTCTAAACCGGTTCTACCTGTCAATAAGATTTACGGTGCATTTTTTAGCGGTGACGTAGATGTATCTCAATATGTTTATGATATAGATTATTTTGAATCAGACAGTATATTATATACAACTTTTTCGAGTACTGATGGTGATTATATTGGAATCTTCAATAAAGAGTCAAACCGCTCAACTCTTTATAATATGCTTCTTGATCCATCGTGTAAGTGTGGTATAAAAATCGAAATAGCAGGTGTATTTCAGAACAACTTTATTGTTCAGATTCCCCGAACAAAGATTGCAGATGTTCTGGAGGTTTTGGATAACGAAAGGACAAAATGTACAAACGATGAAATATTTGAATTAATTGACAATATGAAACCCGGAGAAAATCCGATTCTGTTATTGCTTGAGCTAAAATAA